One genomic window of Pagrus major chromosome 22, Pma_NU_1.0 includes the following:
- the serpina10a gene encoding serpin peptidase inhibitor, clade A (alpha-1 antiproteinase, antitrypsin), member 10a: MTPSVLLSLVGLLLLSLVSSQTINYPVEDLTNRNADFAAQLYRLASSRTDDNVFLSAFTLSTALSALLSTANGPTQEQLLQGLSLTGLDPQTLPDLFQALRSAVLQGSIVMNLRQGVAILPSSSFSVSSTYLDLVQTKFGGNVQSLAYTSPQEATDTINRWAQDQTGDRVQELVTNLDHQTQLLLATTAFYQTRFSPSFNSSFTQDERFYVDRYHIVMVPMMFRADKYFLAYDRSLKVGVLKLPMADGTAMLVLLPDEDVDISTIEEEVTGEKIRAWIRQLKKTKLEVQLPRFLLERSYSLRDILQTLNITQVFQDDADIINMGGAKGPKLTQVYHKSVVSVDESSDDITAGGGANIFSTLPPRLTINRPFIFIIYQQTTGSVLFMGRVIDPTKK, from the exons ATGACACCCTCCGTTCTTCTCTCATTGGtcggcctcctcctcctgagtcTGGTCTCCTCTCAGACCATCAACTACCCCGTGGAGGACCTGACCAATAGGAATGCAGACTTCGCTGCTCAGCTGTACCGACTCGCCTCCAGTCGTACCGACGACAACGTCTTCCTGTCCGCTTTCACACTGTCCACAGCGCTGTCGGCGCTGCTCAGCACCGCCAATGGGCCGACGCAGgaacagctgctgcagggacTCAGCCTGACTGGACTGGACCCACAGACCCTCCCAG ATTTGTTTCAGGCTCTGAGGTCTGCCGTCCTGCAGGGCAGCATAGTCATGAACCTGCGGCAGGGCGTGGCCATCCTCCCCTCCAGCAGCTTCTCGGTGTCATCGACCTACCTGGACCTGGTTCAGACCAAGTTTGGGGGGAATGTTCAGAGTCTGGCCTACACGTCGCCGCAGGAAGCCACTGACACCATCAACCGCTGGGCCCAGGACCAGACCGGAGACCGAGTCCAGGAGCTGGTTACCAACCTAGACCACCAGACCCAGCTGCTGCTCGCCACCACTGCTTTCTACCAGA CCCGCTTCAGTCCGTCGTTTAACTCGTCGTTCACTCAGGACGAGCGGTTCTACGTGGACAGGTATCACATCGTCATGGTTCCCATGATGTTCCGGGCTGATAAGTACTTCCTGGCATACGACCGCTCGCTGAAAGTTGGCGTGTTGAAGCTGCCGATGGCGGACGGGACGGCCATGTTGGTTCTGCTGCCTGATGAAGACGTGGATATCAGCACCATTGAAGAGGAAGTGACTGGAGAGAAGATCCGGGCCTGGATCAGACAGCTGAAGAAGAC gaagttggAGGTGCAGCTGCCTCGCTTCCTGTTGGAGCGTTCCTACTCGCTGCGCGACATCCTGCAGACTCTTAACATCACTCAGGTGTTTCAGGATGACGCTGACATCATCAACATGGGCGGAGCTAAAGGACCCAAACTCACACAG GTCTATCATAAATCTGTCGTGTCcgttgatgagagcagtgatgACATCACCGCGGGAGGCGGAGCGAACATCTTCTCCACTCTTCCTCCTCGACTGACCATCAACAGacccttcatcttcatcatctacCAGCAGACGACCGGCAGCGTGCTGTTCATGGGCCGCGTCATCGACCCCACCAAGAAGTAA
- the xrcc3 gene encoding DNA repair protein XRCC3 isoform X2, translating into MDCLQLELNPRITAAVRRAKLKSVRDVLCVSGLDLQRLTGLSSSDVQQLTTAAATACRPHPPVPALLLHRGECRRLESGLRLSVGCPVLDELLRGGLPVGGVTELSGESGAGKTQLALQLCLSVQYPTQHGGLNSGAVYICTEDVFPSSRLQQLISDQSCLRSDIPPTLISRLQFSDHVYIEHTADLVFVYLKESLQVCLSRRVPLLLARGAVRLLVVDSVAALFRCEFQASDWLERTKQLLSFSSTLHHLSQEFNTPVLCINQVTDVFNSSDDTLGPLSSNVSPALGLAWANQVMVRLMMRRLQETVTRGNQRSALRRLEVVFAPHLARDGRNAAVWREGVRGVTGSDCTDVQH; encoded by the exons ATGGACTGTCTTCAGCTGGAGCTCAACCCGAGGATCACCGCAGCCGTGAGGAGAG CTAAACTAAAGTCAGTCCGGGacgtgttgtgtgtttctggtcTGGACCTGCAGAGACTAACCGGTCTGTCCAGCTCAGACGTCCAGCAGCTGACCACTGCCGCAGCCACCGCCTGCAGACCCCACCCTCCAGTCCCAG cccttCTGCTTCATCGTGGAGAGTGTCGCAGGTTGGAGTCCGGTCTCAGACTCAGTGTCGGGTGTCCGGTGCTGGATGAGCTGCTGAGGGGGGGTCTTCCTGTGGGGGGCGTCACTGAGCTGTCAGGAGAGAGTGGAGCAGGGAAGACACAGCTggctctgcagctctgtctgtctgtacagtACCCAACACAGCATGGAGGACTGAACTCAG GAGCTGTGTATATCTGCACTGAGGACGTCTTTCCAAGCAGTcgtctgcagcagctgatctCAGATCAGTCGTGTCTTCGCTCTGACATCCCTCCGACTCTGATCAGCAGACTCCAGTTCAGTGATCATGTTTACATTGAACACACCGCTGAccta GTGTTTGTTTACCTGAAGGAGTCCCTCCAGGTGTGTCTGTCTCGCCGTGTCCCCCTCCTGTTGGCCCGTGGTGCGGTCCGCCTCCTGGTCGTTGACTCTGTGGCGGCTCTGTTCAGGTGTGAGTTCCAGGCTTCTGACTGGCTGGAGAGGACCAAACAGCTGCTCAGCTTCTCCTCAACACTGCATCACCTGAGCCAGGAGTTCAACACACCTGTCCTCTGTATCAACCAG gtcaCTGACGTGTTCAACAGCTCAGATGACACTTTGGG tCCTCTGTCCTCCAATGTGTCACCAGCTCTGGGGTTGGCCTGGGCCAATCAGGTGATGGTTCGGCTGATGATGCGGCGCCTTCAGGAGACAGTTACCCGTGGCAACCAGCGCAGCGCCCTCCGCAGGCTGGAGGTGGTGTTCGCTCCTCATCTGGCCCGAGACGGACGAAACGCCGCCGTGTGGAGGGAGGGAGTCCGAGGAGTGACGGGCTCAGACTGTACAGACGTACAACACTAA
- the xrcc3 gene encoding DNA repair protein XRCC3 isoform X4 has product MDCLQLELNPRITAAVRRAKLKSVRDVLCVSGLDLQRLTGLSSSDVQQLTTAAATACRPHPPVPALLLHRGECRRLESGLRLSVGCPVLDELLRGGLPVGGVTELSGESGAGKTQLALQLCLSVQYPTQHGGLNSGAVYICTEDVFPSSRLQQLISDQSCLRSDIPPTLISRLQFSDHVYIEHTADLESLQVCLSRRVPLLLARGAVRLLVVDSVAALFRCEFQASDWLERTKQLLSFSSTLHHLSQEFNTPVLCINQVTDVFNSSDDTLGPLSSNVSPALGLAWANQVMVRLMMRRLQETVTRGNQRSALRRLEVVFAPHLARDGRNAAVWREGVRGVTGSDCTDVQH; this is encoded by the exons ATGGACTGTCTTCAGCTGGAGCTCAACCCGAGGATCACCGCAGCCGTGAGGAGAG CTAAACTAAAGTCAGTCCGGGacgtgttgtgtgtttctggtcTGGACCTGCAGAGACTAACCGGTCTGTCCAGCTCAGACGTCCAGCAGCTGACCACTGCCGCAGCCACCGCCTGCAGACCCCACCCTCCAGTCCCAG cccttCTGCTTCATCGTGGAGAGTGTCGCAGGTTGGAGTCCGGTCTCAGACTCAGTGTCGGGTGTCCGGTGCTGGATGAGCTGCTGAGGGGGGGTCTTCCTGTGGGGGGCGTCACTGAGCTGTCAGGAGAGAGTGGAGCAGGGAAGACACAGCTggctctgcagctctgtctgtctgtacagtACCCAACACAGCATGGAGGACTGAACTCAG GAGCTGTGTATATCTGCACTGAGGACGTCTTTCCAAGCAGTcgtctgcagcagctgatctCAGATCAGTCGTGTCTTCGCTCTGACATCCCTCCGACTCTGATCAGCAGACTCCAGTTCAGTGATCATGTTTACATTGAACACACCGCTGAccta GAGTCCCTCCAGGTGTGTCTGTCTCGCCGTGTCCCCCTCCTGTTGGCCCGTGGTGCGGTCCGCCTCCTGGTCGTTGACTCTGTGGCGGCTCTGTTCAGGTGTGAGTTCCAGGCTTCTGACTGGCTGGAGAGGACCAAACAGCTGCTCAGCTTCTCCTCAACACTGCATCACCTGAGCCAGGAGTTCAACACACCTGTCCTCTGTATCAACCAG gtcaCTGACGTGTTCAACAGCTCAGATGACACTTTGGG tCCTCTGTCCTCCAATGTGTCACCAGCTCTGGGGTTGGCCTGGGCCAATCAGGTGATGGTTCGGCTGATGATGCGGCGCCTTCAGGAGACAGTTACCCGTGGCAACCAGCGCAGCGCCCTCCGCAGGCTGGAGGTGGTGTTCGCTCCTCATCTGGCCCGAGACGGACGAAACGCCGCCGTGTGGAGGGAGGGAGTCCGAGGAGTGACGGGCTCAGACTGTACAGACGTACAACACTAA
- the xrcc3 gene encoding DNA repair protein XRCC3 isoform X3, producing the protein MDCLQLELNPRITAAVRRAKLKSVRDVLCVSGLDLQRLTGLSSSDVQQLTTAAATACRPHPPVPALLLHRGECRRLESGLRLSVGCPVLDELLRGGLPVGGVTELSGESGAGKTQLALQLCLSVQYPTQHGGLNSGAVYICTEDVFPSSRLQQLISDQSCLRSDIPPTLISRLQFSDHVYIEHTADLESLQVCLSRRVPLLLARGAVRLLVVDSVAALFRCEFQASDWLERTKQLLSFSSTLHHLSQEFNTPVLCINQVTDVFNSSDDTLGSGVGLGQSGDGSADDAAPSGDSYPWQPAQRPPQAGGGVRSSSGPRRTKRRRVEGGSPRSDGLRLYRRTTLMNVYKLTEIY; encoded by the exons ATGGACTGTCTTCAGCTGGAGCTCAACCCGAGGATCACCGCAGCCGTGAGGAGAG CTAAACTAAAGTCAGTCCGGGacgtgttgtgtgtttctggtcTGGACCTGCAGAGACTAACCGGTCTGTCCAGCTCAGACGTCCAGCAGCTGACCACTGCCGCAGCCACCGCCTGCAGACCCCACCCTCCAGTCCCAG cccttCTGCTTCATCGTGGAGAGTGTCGCAGGTTGGAGTCCGGTCTCAGACTCAGTGTCGGGTGTCCGGTGCTGGATGAGCTGCTGAGGGGGGGTCTTCCTGTGGGGGGCGTCACTGAGCTGTCAGGAGAGAGTGGAGCAGGGAAGACACAGCTggctctgcagctctgtctgtctgtacagtACCCAACACAGCATGGAGGACTGAACTCAG GAGCTGTGTATATCTGCACTGAGGACGTCTTTCCAAGCAGTcgtctgcagcagctgatctCAGATCAGTCGTGTCTTCGCTCTGACATCCCTCCGACTCTGATCAGCAGACTCCAGTTCAGTGATCATGTTTACATTGAACACACCGCTGAccta GAGTCCCTCCAGGTGTGTCTGTCTCGCCGTGTCCCCCTCCTGTTGGCCCGTGGTGCGGTCCGCCTCCTGGTCGTTGACTCTGTGGCGGCTCTGTTCAGGTGTGAGTTCCAGGCTTCTGACTGGCTGGAGAGGACCAAACAGCTGCTCAGCTTCTCCTCAACACTGCATCACCTGAGCCAGGAGTTCAACACACCTGTCCTCTGTATCAACCAG gtcaCTGACGTGTTCAACAGCTCAGATGACACTTTGGG CTCTGGGGTTGGCCTGGGCCAATCAGGTGATGGTTCGGCTGATGATGCGGCGCCTTCAGGAGACAGTTACCCGTGGCAACCAGCGCAGCGCCCTCCGCAGGCTGGAGGTGGTGTTCGCTCCTCATCTGGCCCGAGACGGACGAAACGCCGCCGTGTGGAGGGAGGGAGTCCGAGGAGTGACGGGCTCAGACTGTACAGACGTACAACACTAATGAATGTATACAAACTGACAGAAATATATTAA
- the xrcc3 gene encoding DNA repair protein XRCC3 isoform X1, translated as MDCLQLELNPRITAAVRRAKLKSVRDVLCVSGLDLQRLTGLSSSDVQQLTTAAATACRPHPPVPALLLHRGECRRLESGLRLSVGCPVLDELLRGGLPVGGVTELSGESGAGKTQLALQLCLSVQYPTQHGGLNSGAVYICTEDVFPSSRLQQLISDQSCLRSDIPPTLISRLQFSDHVYIEHTADLVFVYLKESLQVCLSRRVPLLLARGAVRLLVVDSVAALFRCEFQASDWLERTKQLLSFSSTLHHLSQEFNTPVLCINQVTDVFNSSDDTLGSGVGLGQSGDGSADDAAPSGDSYPWQPAQRPPQAGGGVRSSSGPRRTKRRRVEGGSPRSDGLRLYRRTTLMNVYKLTEIY; from the exons ATGGACTGTCTTCAGCTGGAGCTCAACCCGAGGATCACCGCAGCCGTGAGGAGAG CTAAACTAAAGTCAGTCCGGGacgtgttgtgtgtttctggtcTGGACCTGCAGAGACTAACCGGTCTGTCCAGCTCAGACGTCCAGCAGCTGACCACTGCCGCAGCCACCGCCTGCAGACCCCACCCTCCAGTCCCAG cccttCTGCTTCATCGTGGAGAGTGTCGCAGGTTGGAGTCCGGTCTCAGACTCAGTGTCGGGTGTCCGGTGCTGGATGAGCTGCTGAGGGGGGGTCTTCCTGTGGGGGGCGTCACTGAGCTGTCAGGAGAGAGTGGAGCAGGGAAGACACAGCTggctctgcagctctgtctgtctgtacagtACCCAACACAGCATGGAGGACTGAACTCAG GAGCTGTGTATATCTGCACTGAGGACGTCTTTCCAAGCAGTcgtctgcagcagctgatctCAGATCAGTCGTGTCTTCGCTCTGACATCCCTCCGACTCTGATCAGCAGACTCCAGTTCAGTGATCATGTTTACATTGAACACACCGCTGAccta GTGTTTGTTTACCTGAAGGAGTCCCTCCAGGTGTGTCTGTCTCGCCGTGTCCCCCTCCTGTTGGCCCGTGGTGCGGTCCGCCTCCTGGTCGTTGACTCTGTGGCGGCTCTGTTCAGGTGTGAGTTCCAGGCTTCTGACTGGCTGGAGAGGACCAAACAGCTGCTCAGCTTCTCCTCAACACTGCATCACCTGAGCCAGGAGTTCAACACACCTGTCCTCTGTATCAACCAG gtcaCTGACGTGTTCAACAGCTCAGATGACACTTTGGG CTCTGGGGTTGGCCTGGGCCAATCAGGTGATGGTTCGGCTGATGATGCGGCGCCTTCAGGAGACAGTTACCCGTGGCAACCAGCGCAGCGCCCTCCGCAGGCTGGAGGTGGTGTTCGCTCCTCATCTGGCCCGAGACGGACGAAACGCCGCCGTGTGGAGGGAGGGAGTCCGAGGAGTGACGGGCTCAGACTGTACAGACGTACAACACTAATGAATGTATACAAACTGACAGAAATATATTAA